AAATGAGAAAGGATgagaaaaattgaaactttagGGCATTAACACTCTCAATTTGGTAGTTCATGGTGGTTGAGGTATTGATGTCAATGACAAAGTTGTAAATATTtggtgaagatgaagatggtaagggaaaaacattattttcgaaaaaaaataaaggcattttcgtgaataactagaacttctagggtgaataggacaaaacaaagtttcaaaaaaagcataggttatttttgtgtttgacttgaaattttgaGTTATTTTTGAAAGAACCCCTATTTTTTCCCGTAATTTTAAGCCAATACAAATACAATAAGTATAGTTaagtttttttgaagtttgcaattagttaataaaacatgcattgaaaatgcaaaaaaatagatttcttttgaaacaaattttttctcTAGATAACTTTGTGAAAcaaatagaataaataatactccatccgtttcatattaagtgtcgatGTAGAGAAATTTTTTCCTTACAAAATATATGTCGTTTCCgactttcaatgcaaaatttattaattttatttaacaatttatttttctattgataGAAATATAGTTAGGTGTATAGTTAATTGTGGTTTTATAtaggaaatatataaaattaattattttgttaatcTGTGTGCACAAACCAAAGTGAGAGGAGTACTTTTTAATAAACGATATGTTTGAAGCAAATTAACACTCTTTTAAGAAACTAAATAAACATCATCaagtgatttatatatattaataaacatcATCAGTAATTAGTTAGTACTAATAAGCTGACTTTTGCAATAGCGATTAGGATGATGCTACGTAAGCAGTTACCGAAATTACGATTTTGCCCTTAAAGGCCAAGTCAGCGGTatggtttctattttatttttgggatTCGTCGGTTCCCTCTTTGCGACGAATCCTGCAATCCAGTGTTCCTCAATCATCTAAACCAAGATCTCGTGCTTTCCTCCGGTCTATGCGAGTGCACGATTCGTAACGTACACCCATCTCCCCAAGTTTCCTCCTCCAAGAtccctttcttctccttccacgAGCCTGTGCTTGTCACAATCTCCACGTATTGACTCGAAACAGCAATTGCATAGATAACGAATCGCGTTGTCTCTTGGGGGTCAAAAAATCATGGAGATTTCTCACCGAACCTTTGCTTTCTTGTTGTCACTCTGCCTCTTGCTGCAAACGTCTCTCTCGATCGAGAATTTTCACCAAGCGTAAGTCTGATCTCCTCTTGTTTCTCGTGCTCATCAGATTTGTATATGAGAATTTGGGGTtaaaagttttagtttttgttcgATTCTGAATTATCCGACCGCATGCATTGTTCTTTGGTCGGAATGATGTAATCTTTGGATCTCATTCTTTAGACAGATAGGTTTTGTTTCATTGCAATCTGATggaaacaaatgtttttttttttgtgtatttgataatgcattaattttattttcctgTTTTGTCTATTGCTAGTAGTTGCTGAAGTGTTATTAGGTTCTATTATAGTCACATTGTTGGTAGAAAACTGGGTAGACTAGTAGCAATTCACTGTCATCAAAACTGTagcttttgaatattttttggaAATCTTCTTGATACCGATTGGGTTCTTGTTGCTTATGCAGGTTTCCTATAGTGGAACCTGATCCGAATCATACGAAGCTTCGTCTTAGCAGAGAAGGTTTGGAAGCTATTAGCAGAATCACTACTCCCATCGCTGCTGTTGCGGTATGTGAAGAGTCCTGTTTTGACTCAGAGACCAACAagtttgttcctttttttttctgtcttaTCCCTCACATTTTGCTTGTtatttcatatgtttttgaAACATTAGGTGATTGGCCCCTATCGTTCTGGAAAGTCTTTTCTACTCAATCAGCTTCTTTCCCTTTCCTGTTATGAAGGTGTGCTTCTCATTCTAATATCAGACATGGTGATGCTGAACCTTCATTTTGCATATTTTTAACTtccaaatatttacaaattcATCAGGTTTTGGTGTTGGGCACATGCGTGATACCAAAACAAAAGGTACGTCACCAATGTCCTGAGGACAATCTCATCCTCcaattgtaaaatatattctTGCTATTGAAaggtttaaacttttttttgttggaatccacTTGATTGTTGTGAACAGGGATTTGGGTATGGGGAACACCACTAGAGCTAGAGATCGACGGAGTAAAAACTTCCATTATTTACCTCGACACTGAAGGATTCGAAAGTGTTGGGAAGTCCAATGTTTATGACGATCGGTACCCATACAGTTTACTCTTTCAACCTTTAGACATTTTGTTTGATTATGCTTTGGATATTTAACCAACTGTTTTCgctgattattttttttcagaatatttGCTCTGGCAACGGTGATGAGTTCTGTGCTTATCTATAATCTGCCTGAAACTGTAAGTTGTCCTGCCTCGGTGTCTTTGTTTGGATTGCTTATGGAATCTAGATACTGAAGTGAAGTTATTAACCTTAGTCATCTTAGCCATTTTCCTCCCTTTTAGTATTTGACAAGCAATTCAGAATAGTTGCTCCAATCAAATTTTGTAGAATTTAGTTTGTGACATGCAATCCCAAGGAAAAGTGAATGCGCTCTTGATCTTGTAGTAGGAAGTTTACATATATGTGTGTGCAAACATAAGAGTAACTAGTTTAGTGTTAGAAAGAACTTGATCTACGTTTCTATATTCTGATATGAGTTTTTCATCAGATACGCGAAGCTGATATTTCTCGGCTCTCCTTTGCTGTTGAGTTAGCAGAAGAATTTTATGGAAGGTTTGCTCAAAATGTCACTCAGCACTTCTCTTTTGTTAATAACATGCCTTTATGAATACTGACTAGCTTCGATTTTTCATTGGCTCATTCTACTCGATTGGCAGAGTAAAGGTACTTCCCTAACGCTGCTTCTACTATTCTTGATCAATGGAAATCttcaaaactttttttctttctcattatCTGCATATCCTGTAGGGACAAGATGTTGCTTTCGAACCTTCAAAGCTCCTTTGGCTTATCCAGCGTGATTTTCTGCGTAAGTTCATGGTGCCTTTGACAATAACATTCATATTAgtgctttaattttatgtttatcttaTCCATTTCAATGTTCCCGTTTTCTCTGGGTCATGATTAACAAACACTATTCCAACTTCATGCAGAAGGGAAATCTGTAAAGGAAATGGTGGATGAAGCACTCAGACACGTCCCTAATGAAGATGGTCAGAGTtccttttccattttttaaattctcAGGCAGCATCCCTTGTTAATtgattgttttggtttattatgttttcaggtaacaaaaatattgatcaggtattttcttttctttttttattctgCATCGTACCAGTAATTATCATTACTAGCTCTTAAGTCAGAACGTTTTCTTGTTTTCCACATTTTTCAGGTTAACCGGATCCGGGACTCCTTGGCTATTATGGGTGATAACAGCACAGCCTTTAGCTTACCACAGGTTAGGAAACTGTATATGGTTGCATATTTGCTAAAATGGCTGTTTTTGTGTATGAAAATATTTGGTGTTTTCTCAAAAATCTTTAAATCATGCTCATAAATTACTCTTTCCAGTGCTTGTTGAAGCCTTTGAGTAGTATGATTTTCCACAAGTTGTTTCAGATGAAACTctcttgaatttttctttttcatgtgGAATATTATGTAAAGATGGTCTGATCTGACACTCTATTTTTCGAGCTATAATGTGTAGATAGATGTTTATTTGATCATAACTTTGctccttgttttttttctatgttatttAGCCCCATCTCATGAGGACAAAGCTATGTGATCTGAAGGACGAGGACCTGGACTCTACCTATGTTGCAAGGCGTGATCAATTGAAAAAGCTCGTTGCTAGTATTCTCCGCCCAAAGATAGTGCAGGGGAAAGCACTTAATGGAAAGGAATTTATTTCTTTCCTTGAACAGGTGAATGTCTATCCTTTATGCTGAGTGGAAGTCATATGGCTGATATGCCTTCTATGCTTACTATTGATATGTTGCGATTCTGAACCTGTGATTGCTCTAATCTACAGATATTGGATGCGCTAAATAAAGGAGAGATCCCATCAACAGGGTCACTAGTTGAGGTTTTCAATAAAGATATCGTTGAGAGATGTGTGAAACAGTACCACGAGAGGATGGTGAAATTGCGGCTACCTATGTCTGAAGAACATCTCCAAGGTGCCCATGAAACTGCACATGATGAAGCTTTAAAAGCATTTGATGCTCAACATTTTGGAAGACAGCATGCAAAGAAATCTGTGGATCAGTTGGATGAACAAATGAAGGAGGTACGAATCCATATATGCTAATCTGAATTTCTATCAAGTGACTTTTCAAAGACTAGCTAGGCTTAGTGGATGATTGTGACGtggaaatattatttattatacagGTATTCAAGAATTTTGTTCTTGCAAATGAGTACCAATCGTCAAAGCTCTGTGAGGCGCTATATACAAAGTGTGAAGATGACATGGACCACTTGCAATCTCTCCGGCTCCCTTCCATGGCTAAGTTCAATGCAGGTTTCGTGTACTGCAACCAAAGTTTTGAACACCAATGTGTTGGTCCTTCGAAACAAAACTATGAACAAAGGTTAACCAAGGTAATATATACACGTCTGTCTACGTTGTGCTTGAAGTATTGAGTTTACTAGAAGACATGTAACAGTTATGTTGCTTGTGTGCAGATGATGGGAAAGGCACGGTCTCTGTTCATCAAAGAATACAATAACAGACTGTTCAACTGGCTTGTTGCGTTCTCTCTTGTAATGGTGGTTGTGGGACGGTTCattataaaattcattttattagaAATGGCGGCATGGATACTCTTCATATTCTTGGAGACATACACAAGGATGTTCTGGACAGCAGAGTCTCTTTATTACAACCCAGTCTGGCATTTCATT
The window above is part of the Brassica napus cultivar Da-Ae chromosome C3, Da-Ae, whole genome shotgun sequence genome. Proteins encoded here:
- the LOC106411395 gene encoding guanylate-binding protein 4-like, encoding MEISHRTFAFLLSLCLLLQTSLSIENFHQAFPIVEPDPNHTKLRLSREGLEAISRITTPIAAVAVIGPYRSGKSFLLNQLLSLSCYEGFGVGHMRDTKTKGIWVWGTPLELEIDGVKTSIIYLDTEGFESVGKSNVYDDRIFALATVMSSVLIYNLPETIREADISRLSFAVELAEEFYGRVKGQDVAFEPSKLLWLIQRDFLQGKSVKEMVDEALRHVPNEDGNKNIDQVNRIRDSLAIMGDNSTAFSLPQPHLMRTKLCDLKDEDLDSTYVARRDQLKKLVASILRPKIVQGKALNGKEFISFLEQILDALNKGEIPSTGSLVEVFNKDIVERCVKQYHERMVKLRLPMSEEHLQGAHETAHDEALKAFDAQHFGRQHAKKSVDQLDEQMKEVFKNFVLANEYQSSKLCEALYTKCEDDMDHLQSLRLPSMAKFNAGFVYCNQSFEHQCVGPSKQNYEQRLTKMMGKARSLFIKEYNNRLFNWLVAFSLVMVVVGRFIIKFILLEMAAWILFIFLETYTRMFWTAESLYYNPVWHFIVGTWETVVYSPVLDLDRWAIPLVCIIALCVLYWRCYGKRKHGSSWLLPMYNNQKNGRNRERSE